A region from the Candidatus Binatia bacterium genome encodes:
- a CDS encoding DUF1573 domain-containing protein has translation MRWLLAVVLASGCVARSPIVALVAEPRAELTSTVYDFGSVPIGEEVRHVFPVRNGGRKPLTLVPGRKECACTSAVSPGGTVAAGDAGWVEVAFATKGAGGKRARTVTIETNDPERPELVLTLRGTVRVDVNVSPDRVFFGRVPRGASRQIEVDIATAPGVAIEKIRKDSRRFRLRVEQGSASGAGIRLILSLNPQRRRGPFDDTVILETSSARQSTIELPVFGLIE, from the coding sequence ATGCGGTGGTTGCTGGCGGTCGTGTTGGCGTCGGGGTGCGTGGCTCGCTCGCCCATCGTGGCCCTCGTCGCGGAGCCGCGCGCCGAGCTCACGTCGACCGTTTACGACTTCGGCAGCGTGCCCATCGGCGAGGAGGTCCGCCACGTCTTTCCGGTTCGCAACGGCGGCCGGAAGCCGCTCACGCTCGTTCCCGGTCGCAAGGAATGCGCGTGTACCTCCGCGGTCAGTCCGGGCGGCACGGTCGCGGCCGGCGACGCGGGCTGGGTCGAAGTCGCCTTTGCCACGAAGGGTGCCGGCGGGAAGCGCGCGCGCACGGTGACGATCGAGACCAACGATCCCGAACGCCCCGAGCTCGTGCTCACGCTGCGCGGGACCGTCCGCGTGGATGTGAACGTCTCACCCGACCGGGTGTTCTTCGGCCGCGTGCCGCGCGGAGCTTCGCGGCAGATCGAGGTCGACATCGCGACGGCACCTGGTGTGGCAATCGAGAAGATTCGCAAGGACAGCCGGCGCTTTCGACTTCGGGTGGAGCAGGGGTCTGCCTCCGGGGCGGGGATCCGGCTAATCCTCTCCCTGAACCCCCAGCGTCGCCGAGGACCCTTCGATGACACCGTCATCCTCGAGACGAGTAGCGCGCGGCAGTCGACGATCGAGCTTCCGGTGTTCGGCCTCATCGAGTAG